One Xyrauchen texanus isolate HMW12.3.18 chromosome 34, RBS_HiC_50CHRs, whole genome shotgun sequence genomic window carries:
- the casp21 gene encoding caspase 21, apoptosis-related cysteine peptidase, translated as MVAALTKVSKDNHEDMSCFVCVLMSHGEEGQILGSDQRWIPIKTLTSTMTSDLCPCLQGKPKLFFLQACRGSKYDPGVETDASEELEEFIGMSDVPELDFLCCYSTVEGYYSWRNPDTGSVFIRELCKMFMDCHLEIIQILTRVNHRVANNFQSYTTELQTDRKKQMPCLASRLTKDFYLQMPVKKQYF; from the exons ATGGTTGCCGCACTTACGAAAG TGTCCAAGGATAACCATGAAGACATGTCTTGCTTTGTGTGTGTACTGATGAGCCATGGAGAGGAAGGTCAAATTCTTGGATCTGATCAGCGTTGGATCCCTATCAAAACTCTGACTTCTAcgatgacctctgacctctgccCTTGTCTGCAGGGCAAACCGAAACTCTTCTTCCTACAG GCCTGCAGGGGGAGCAAATATGACCCTGGTGTTGAGACAGATGCTTCAGAAGAACTGGAGGAATTTATAGGAATGTCAGATGTTCCTGAGCTGGATTTTCTCTGCTGTTATTCCACAGTGGAAG GGTATTACTCATGGAGAAATCCAGATACGGGTTCAGTATTTATCCGTGAGCTTTGCAAGATGTTTATGGACTGTCATCTAGAGATTATTCAGATTCTGACGAGAGTAAACCACCGTGTGGCCAATAACTTCCAGTCATACACCACAGAACTACAAACAGATAGGAAGAAACAAATGCCGTGTTTAGCCTCCAGACTTACCAAGGATTTTTACCTTCAAATGCCAGTCaagaaacaatatttttaa